In Zingiber officinale cultivar Zhangliang chromosome 8B, Zo_v1.1, whole genome shotgun sequence, a single genomic region encodes these proteins:
- the LOC122014948 gene encoding nuclear transcription factor Y subunit B-3-like, whose product MAEVPASPPGGAGGGGGSHESGGDQSPRSSFREQDRFLPIANISRIMKKALPANAKIAKDAKETIQECVSEFISFITSEASDKCQREKRKTINGDDLLWAMATLGFEDYIEPLKLYLQKYREMEGDSKVSAKGDNSLKQDITSSHGGAQSGSISQGIGHQGSFTQGMGYLQPQ is encoded by the exons ATGGCGGAGGTGCCGGCAAGCCCCCCCGGAGGTGCCGGTGGCGGCGGCGGTAGTCACGAGAGTGGCGGCGACCAGAGCCCGCGATCCAGCTTCCGGGAGCAGGACCGCTTTCTCCCAATCGCCAACATCAGCCGGATCATGAAAAAGGCGCTACCTGCCAACGCCAAGATCGCCAAGGACGCCAAAGAGACCATCCAGGAATGCGTCTCCGAGTTCATCAGCTTCATCACCAGCGA GGCCAGTGATAAATGCCAGCGGGAGAAAAGGAAGACCATTAATGGCGACGATCTGCTCTGGGCGATGGCCACGCTGGGATTCGAGGATTATATTGAACCGCTGAAATTGTATCTGCAGAAATACAGAGAG ATGGAG GGTGATAGTAAGGTGTCTGCTAAAGGTGACAACTCTCTAAAGCAAGATATAACTAGTTCTCATGGTGGAGCTCAATCTGGTTCAATCTCTCAAGGG ATTGGTCATCAAGGATCTTTTACACAAGGCATGGGCTATTTGCAACCTCAG TAA